atAGGAAATGCTTAAAACAGAACCTCAAACATAGTAAGAACTCAGTAAGTAGCCCCTGGCATTAAGTTTCTTCTGTGATAGCCCAGGTCTTGGGGTGTCTCATGAGCCTAAAAGATGCCCATGTCTTCCACAACACCCAGGGCAGTCAAAGATGCTTGGTTTGGAGATGCAGGAGTGCCCTTCCCCAGTCCCTAGCCCCTGCAGCCCCAAGTGCAGATCTCCCTGTCTGCAGGGCTTGGCTCCAAGGAGTCCAGCTGGGTGCATCTGGCTAGGgagattaaattatttttgaattccTAACTGAATGTTCTTTTAATGGAAACTCAATGACAGGCATTGAAATAGATTTCCTCCATAACCCCTCCTCCCGCGGTGCCCCCCCCACGGCTCTGTGTTGCGCTGTTCCCGATAACCTTTATTCCCTACCCCTGGACTTTTATCTCCCCAGTGACAAACAGCCCTTGCTGGACAGAAAGAGGAAATTCCAGTCATTGTTCTCAAACTCTGGCttccaaaataaaatgctctATCTCCCCTGTCAAGCTTTGATTGACATGCACTTCCTGTAATGGCAGACAACAACGGCCCAGGGGCGGGCTCAAGGGCTCATTTGCATTCTTTGCATCAGAGGTTTTCAAGTTTGTTCTAGATGGGGAAAGATCCCCGGTACTATGCACCGAACCTCCCATGGAGAAGCCATGTCCCATTTTGTGGAAAAATCTCCAAGGAAGCCACCTCCACTGTCCACGCAGTCCACCGGCAAAGTTCTTTGCTGTCCTGTGACTCCCCCATTAGCCATGGAAAGAGACACTCGAATGCTCTCACTTCTTAGATTTGGCAGCTTAGagaggctctctttttttttttttttttttttgagaggatcTTTTCCgtctactctttctctcttagaaaataaatttgtagaTCATCTCTCAAATCTTAAATCTGAATATTGGCACCAGAGTGGACCCAAGTCCTGGGATATTAAACCAAGTTGGGACTCTCTAAATCAAAACCCCAATAGCAAGAAAACTAAATTAGGCACTTCAAAGGGAGTCAGTACCAAGGAAAACTCTGAATATGGTACAGTGTGATGGTATGCAATTTTTCttggaaagaataagaaatactGGGATAGATAATTCAGTAAATCTAACAATATGGCATACCTGTAGCAATTACAGTGCTAATATGGTCTGCTCCTCCTGGGAACAATGTTGTTTCATTGGAATAAAAACCCTGCCTTTAGCGTTGGCATTAACCTTTAGGCAAGTTAGCCTTCTGAAACCTtctatttcccatttattttctttactcacTGAGATTCTATGTCTTCAGTCACCCCCTGTTTTTAAACATCCAGGTTTTTTATGCTGCTTTTGGGTTCCAGCCATCCCCTTAGGATTATTAAAAGGTCCTGTGCACCCTCATTTCCTCAGGGTTTTATTGGATATAAGTATATTAATGGTTGCTAGAGTTTGGATGGGAATtttcatgaagaaagagaagccagCTAGCAGAAAGCCTTAATCCTTATAAAGGAATATTTGAAAGCGCAGATTTCCACTGAATAACCTAGAAGGAGATGCCAATCACAAAGATTCCAGTTGTTCAGCTCTCTTAACCATCAAAAGGACTAGATTTACAAGATCATTTCACTTCCACCAATTCCCGAGCATGCTGTTAATGAGCAGAACAGACCAGAAGGAATATGTTCTGACCCGCCAGTTTGTGAAGGGACTACAGAGCCATAAAACTTCATGACAGTGGGCCAGCAGAGAATTCTGGCTTCCTTGGGCTTGCCATACCTCATTTCCTTTAGCTTTGTCAATAGACCAAATTGCGGGGCCAGCACACTTAGAGGCATGGACTAATCTCTCATGTAGGCCAGTTGCATCTAGCGTTAAGGCCACTAACAAAGGGCACAACTCTTAGCCCATCAGACTTTGTACTGGTCTTGCTCAGAATGACCAGAGCATGTGTATGAATCTGAACAAACTCATACCAGGTCTGGGAAGACATAACCATCATCAGTGAAAACTGCCACCACCGCCATTTTGTGTGCCCAAGACACACTGGAGTGATCATCAGGAATGGCACAGAAAGAGGCATGTCTGTAACCACAGGATCATTTCCTCCAGGGTGAGCTGGCATCCAGACAACATATGGTCCTATTTGCCATCTTCCCATCTCACCCACGTTGCCCAGGAGAAAGTCCACCCTCAGCAAGAGGGATGTCCCCTATTGGTCTGTTACAATTAATGCACAATAACTGACCCTTTTGGAACCACGTGCACAGtttcagaaatttaatttatGAATCAACACACTGAAAACATTTTGATTCCTAAGGCGCTTTGAGTCCCATTCCTTCCAGAATAGATTCAAAATCATGGAGGTGGAGGACCGAATGAGACATTCATAGTAAAACCCTTCCCTAAAGATCAATCCCTATATTAAATTGGTCCCTTTGAGGAAGATGTCTTGTTGGCCCTCAGAGGAAAACACACCTCATGTTTGCCTCCCTGTGGGGTCACAGACCCTTTCCTCTCCACAAGTCTTCTTTAGCAACGCATTTCAGTACAAACTCAAGGCACAAAAACACAAGATAATTTTTCTCTCAGAAGCACTGGAAGTGCTCTCCCTCCTAAGGTGACATTGTGCCTTCAAACTCTTCACTGCCTTCGTGGAAGGCCAGGAAATATTCTTTCAATGGATTTGTAGCCCCTTATCCCACTTAgcacaaactggaagaaatatcACCATTTTCAAATCAAGCATTCTTTCTTTAGGAAAGTGTTCATTGAGATTCTAGGGTGATGATTTATCCTCTGTCTAAATGTACCATGTGATATCATTTGGACCAAAACCCAACTTGGGCTGCAGCATCTGGATGTGCTATAAAGCAGGTTAAGCTCAGTGTTCCTCCCCACGTTGATACGTAGAGATGCCAAGTCGGTGGCCTGAGCCTTCCCTTGCTCTTCAGGAAACACAACATGACCCAGACTAAGATGGAAGCTCCAAAACCAGGGCTGGAGAAGCTCAGAGCCTCACAAATGTTCTTGGAGTACCAGTCTTTTCTTACCATCTCTGATTAGTTCATCTCCTCCAACCAACCAAAAACGGCTCTCCCAAGGGAGACCATTTTTCCCTTGATAAAAGCCACCAATGTTAAAATAAAAGTGGCTTGTTTCTTATCAGTAGAATCAAAATGAGAGTATGGTTTTCCCCTGATCCTTTCTAAAGCTCATAACTTCTTTAAGGAGACTTTTAAGATCTCATTTGGCCTGTCCATGAAACTTTTGAGGATTCTGTTTCTATCAACACTGCATGATTTCAAATAATTGTATTCAAGATTCCAAGTGAACTCCTATGGCCTCCATACTGCCATTTCCTATAAGAATATTGCATGTTCTAATGCAGTTGCCTTGTAGAGCTATATGTCTTATAAGATTGTGGCTGTGAGGTTCAAGGGACATGGTGCTGATAGACATTGAAGGCTCTTGTTCTAATTTCATATCCTCAAATTGTTGATTGTTTCCTAATACTTCTAGTCACTAGGTATCTTCAAGAATTCACTTTACTCCTGTTGAAAAACCACTGTCACATCTTGGTGTCATCTGTTTCACTGACTTCTGACAAACTGAAGTTGGGATTGTCATAGCCTCTCTTTATCCTGGCCCTAGCATCTCTCTCATTATAAAGGCACAAGGCACAATGAGGGGTCTCAACTTCCACAGTTTTGCTAAAGTTATGGAAATCCACTCGGTATTTCCCTTCCTTAGTCTTGGATACTATGGGAGCAAAACGGTAACCCCAGAGCACCTCTTCTGGGACATAGGATGTCCGGACTTGGCAGGTAGCACTGGTTGATTCCACTGTGCCATCTAAAAACACCACTAATTCAAAGTCTTGTTGGGGAAGGGTTTCTGCTGCCATGTTGAAGAATGGGCTGTTTTGATCAATGACATGGTAAATTGTCAATGGGGAGATGAAGAATAAATTTTCATTCCCTGCATCAACTACAAAGTTGATATTGATCTGGTCCAAAATAATGGTCTCTCCTTCAGGAGTGACTGTGGTCCTCAGGAGCTTTCCATATATGTGGCTCCCAATAAGGAGGCTCTTCCTAAGATTAGCCACACGGATTAGGAGACAAAGCTTCCCACCCCGTTTACTGATCACTGCATTCTTGCTGAAGGTAATGGTCTTGGCACGTTTCTTGGGTCTGGAGATCTTGGCTAAAATGGCACCACACATGAAAGAATTGATGATGACTCCAAGTATAGACTGGAAGATAAGGAGAAAAATGGCAGTGC
This DNA window, taken from Lutra lutra chromosome 10, mLutLut1.2, whole genome shotgun sequence, encodes the following:
- the KCNJ1 gene encoding ATP-sensitive inward rectifier potassium channel 1 isoform X2, producing MFKHLRKWFVTHFFGHSRQRARLVSKDGRCNIEFGNVEAQSRFIFFVDIWTTVLDLKWRYKMTIFISAFLGSWFFFGLLWYAVAYIHKDLPEFHPSVNHTPCVENINGLTSAFLFSLETQVTIGYGFRCVTEQCGTAIFLLIFQSILGVIINSFMCGAILAKISRPKKRAKTITFSKNAVISKRGGKLCLLIRVANLRKSLLIGSHIYGKLLRTTVTPEGETIILDQININFVVDAGNENLFFISPLTIYHVIDQNSPFFNMAAETLPQQDFELVVFLDGTVESTSATCQVRTSYVPEEVLWGYRFAPIVSKTKEGKYRVDFHNFSKTVEVETPHCALCLYNERDARARIKRGYDNPNFSLSEVSETDDTKM
- the KCNJ1 gene encoding ATP-sensitive inward rectifier potassium channel 1 isoform X1 translates to MDTSSQNMLRMLIRVLTERMFKHLRKWFVTHFFGHSRQRARLVSKDGRCNIEFGNVEAQSRFIFFVDIWTTVLDLKWRYKMTIFISAFLGSWFFFGLLWYAVAYIHKDLPEFHPSVNHTPCVENINGLTSAFLFSLETQVTIGYGFRCVTEQCGTAIFLLIFQSILGVIINSFMCGAILAKISRPKKRAKTITFSKNAVISKRGGKLCLLIRVANLRKSLLIGSHIYGKLLRTTVTPEGETIILDQININFVVDAGNENLFFISPLTIYHVIDQNSPFFNMAAETLPQQDFELVVFLDGTVESTSATCQVRTSYVPEEVLWGYRFAPIVSKTKEGKYRVDFHNFSKTVEVETPHCALCLYNERDARARIKRGYDNPNFSLSEVSETDDTKM